One genomic segment of Streptomyces niveus includes these proteins:
- a CDS encoding LacI family DNA-binding transcriptional regulator, which yields MSAPTVYDVAERSGVSIATVSRVYRNPDSVRAQTRDRVLEAARSLGYVPSGNARGLASRTTGVLGLCFPDYADPDAETDAEAEADAEADDSAVMLYSDQIIRGMERAARRHGYALLIAASLAGGPESLVAKVAGRVDGFAVLARTVPTEDLEVISRRLPVVMLAGPREIDHLDHIEVANSDGERELARHLIRDHGLRRLAFVGGLRESPDAEARFRGYQEACREAGLPVADEPDLRAEMMTQAEGERTTDALLDRAAVHERPQAILFANDQMAIGALHALERRGVRVPEDIAVTGFDGIPMSRIVRPSLTTVRQPMRRLGEEAVELLIQRLADPTRDPVSLMLPVSLTHRASCGCP from the coding sequence GTGAGTGCCCCCACGGTGTACGACGTCGCCGAGCGGTCCGGCGTCTCGATTGCCACGGTTTCGCGCGTCTACCGCAATCCGGACTCCGTACGCGCCCAGACCCGGGACCGCGTACTGGAGGCGGCCCGCTCCCTCGGATACGTACCGAGCGGCAACGCCCGTGGGCTGGCGAGCCGGACCACCGGCGTCCTCGGACTCTGCTTCCCGGACTACGCGGACCCGGACGCCGAGACCGACGCGGAGGCCGAGGCGGACGCCGAGGCCGACGACTCCGCCGTGATGCTCTACTCCGACCAGATCATCCGCGGCATGGAACGGGCGGCACGGCGGCACGGGTACGCGCTACTGATCGCCGCCTCGCTGGCGGGCGGGCCGGAGAGCCTGGTCGCCAAGGTCGCGGGACGGGTGGACGGATTCGCCGTACTGGCGAGGACCGTGCCCACCGAGGACCTTGAGGTCATCTCACGGCGACTGCCGGTGGTGATGCTGGCCGGGCCCCGCGAGATCGACCACCTCGACCACATCGAGGTGGCGAACTCCGACGGGGAACGGGAGCTGGCCCGTCATCTCATCCGCGACCACGGGCTGCGCCGACTGGCCTTCGTGGGCGGTCTGCGGGAGTCGCCCGACGCGGAGGCACGCTTCCGCGGCTACCAGGAGGCCTGCCGCGAGGCGGGCCTCCCGGTAGCCGACGAGCCGGACCTGCGCGCCGAGATGATGACGCAGGCCGAGGGCGAACGGACGACCGACGCGCTCCTGGACCGGGCCGCCGTGCACGAGCGGCCGCAGGCGATCCTCTTCGCCAACGACCAGATGGCAATCGGCGCGCTGCACGCGCTGGAACGGCGCGGGGTGCGGGTGCCCGAGGACATCGCGGTGACCGGCTTCGACGGCATCCCGATGAGCCGGATCGTGCGGCCCTCGCTGACGACGGTCCGCCAGCCGATGCGCCGGCTGGGCGAGGAGGCCGTGGAACTCCTGATCCAGCGCCTGGCCGACCCGACCCGCGACCCGGTCTCCCTGATGCTCCCGGTCTCCCTGACCCACCGCGCAAGCTGCGGCTGCCCCTAA
- a CDS encoding acetylxylan esterase: MSEFEHDYPFDPAYGRNLDELLDIPAPAPPDGFDAYWRDRFAAAAGVATAPAVGPQEDERDGCRIFGVSYTSVGGLRLGGWLVLPVKGAAEHGFVIGHGYGGRQEPGADVPLPLPRSAAILPCVRGMGSRSRRPGIPGEADEHVLHGIDSRETYVIGDCVADLWCAASALLELVPELRRAGPGGSARLGYVGESFGGGLGALALPWDERFACGQLTVPTFGNHPLRVTLPCVGSGEAVRAYREEHPEVMDVLAYFDAATAAGRVGVPMMVAPALFDPAVPPPGQFAVYNALPEVRELHVLRAGHFAYEGEGEGVEALAKARREFFGARLG, translated from the coding sequence ATGTCTGAGTTCGAGCACGACTACCCCTTCGACCCGGCCTACGGCCGGAACCTGGACGAGTTGCTCGACATCCCCGCGCCTGCCCCGCCGGACGGATTCGACGCGTACTGGAGGGACCGTTTCGCTGCGGCGGCAGGGGTGGCGACCGCGCCGGCCGTCGGGCCGCAGGAGGACGAACGGGACGGCTGCCGGATCTTCGGGGTGTCCTACACGTCGGTGGGCGGGCTGCGGCTCGGCGGCTGGCTGGTGCTGCCGGTCAAGGGGGCGGCGGAGCACGGTTTCGTGATCGGGCACGGTTATGGCGGGCGGCAGGAGCCGGGGGCGGACGTGCCGCTGCCGTTGCCGCGTAGCGCCGCGATCCTGCCGTGCGTGCGGGGGATGGGCTCTCGCAGCCGGCGCCCCGGGATTCCGGGTGAGGCCGATGAACATGTGCTGCACGGCATCGACTCACGCGAGACGTATGTGATCGGCGACTGCGTGGCCGATCTGTGGTGCGCGGCGTCGGCGCTGCTGGAGCTGGTGCCGGAGCTGAGGAGAGCGGGGCCCGGCGGGAGTGCGCGGCTGGGGTATGTGGGGGAGAGCTTCGGGGGCGGGCTGGGGGCGTTGGCGCTGCCGTGGGACGAACGGTTCGCCTGTGGGCAGTTGACGGTGCCGACGTTCGGGAATCATCCGTTGCGGGTGACGCTGCCGTGCGTGGGGAGCGGGGAAGCGGTGCGCGCGTACCGCGAGGAGCATCCGGAGGTCATGGACGTCCTCGCGTACTTCGACGCGGCGACGGCGGCGGGCCGGGTCGGTGTGCCGATGATGGTCGCGCCCGCGCTGTTCGACCCGGCGGTGCCGCCGCCGGGGCAGTTCGCGGTGTACAACGCGCTGCCGGAGGTGCGGGAGCTGCATGTTCTGCGGGCGGGGCACTTCGCGTACGAGGGTGAGGGGGAGGGGGTTGAGGCGCTGGCGAAGGCTCGCCGTGAGTTCTTTGGGGCGCGGCTTGGTTGA
- a CDS encoding sugar ABC transporter substrate-binding protein, whose protein sequence is MHRTARTASAAIALTMAAGITACGSSGGEGVAADKKQTLTVWAMGVEGEKLADVAKVYEEANPHITVKVTPIGWDVAHQKLVSAAAAGTLPDITQMGSSFMGEFVELGVLEPVDTKTFKKDDFFPAAWEQGVADGETYGVPWYVETRVLYYRTDLAKKAGITKAPTTWPELQQAASDFQDKAGTKWGISLQPAGLDAVHSWYPFLYSAGGSIVADGKAAMDSPETVRALNEYGTYFDKGLAKKSFQPGYEVLTDFNSGDVPMFYSGPWTMTGINNDYPDLKGKWAIAKVPADKTSSSMAGGSSLVISKDSEHKEAATEFLSYLTDTKGQEDWFKRSGDLPANTSAWDSGELANDANFKIFREQMETAQSWPVLSQWTEISSKADDAISQVTQGKASAEDAAKKAQSEIEGLVE, encoded by the coding sequence ATGCATCGCACCGCCAGAACCGCCTCTGCCGCCATCGCCCTCACGATGGCCGCAGGAATCACCGCATGCGGCAGCTCAGGAGGCGAAGGTGTCGCCGCCGACAAGAAGCAGACCCTCACCGTGTGGGCCATGGGCGTCGAGGGCGAGAAGCTCGCCGACGTGGCCAAGGTGTACGAGGAAGCCAACCCGCACATCACCGTGAAGGTCACCCCCATCGGCTGGGACGTCGCCCACCAGAAGCTGGTCTCCGCCGCTGCCGCCGGCACTCTGCCCGACATAACGCAGATGGGCAGCAGCTTCATGGGTGAGTTCGTCGAACTCGGCGTCCTGGAGCCGGTCGACACCAAGACCTTCAAGAAGGACGACTTCTTCCCCGCCGCCTGGGAACAGGGCGTCGCGGACGGCGAGACCTACGGCGTCCCCTGGTACGTCGAGACCCGCGTCCTCTACTACCGCACCGACCTGGCGAAGAAGGCCGGCATCACCAAGGCCCCCACCACCTGGCCCGAACTCCAGCAGGCGGCCTCCGACTTCCAGGACAAGGCCGGTACCAAGTGGGGCATCTCGCTCCAGCCCGCCGGCCTGGACGCCGTCCACAGCTGGTACCCCTTCCTGTACTCGGCGGGCGGATCGATCGTCGCCGACGGCAAGGCCGCCATGGACAGCCCGGAGACCGTCCGCGCCCTCAACGAGTACGGCACGTACTTCGACAAGGGCCTCGCCAAGAAGAGCTTCCAGCCCGGCTACGAAGTCCTGACGGACTTCAACTCCGGCGACGTCCCCATGTTCTACTCCGGCCCCTGGACCATGACGGGCATCAACAACGACTACCCGGACCTCAAGGGCAAGTGGGCCATCGCGAAGGTCCCCGCCGACAAGACGTCCTCCTCCATGGCCGGTGGCTCCAGCCTCGTCATCTCCAAGGACAGCGAGCACAAGGAAGCCGCCACGGAGTTCCTCAGCTACCTCACCGACACCAAGGGCCAGGAGGACTGGTTCAAGCGCTCGGGCGACCTGCCGGCCAACACCAGCGCCTGGGACTCCGGCGAACTCGCCAACGACGCCAACTTCAAGATCTTCCGTGAGCAGATGGAGACCGCCCAGTCCTGGCCGGTCCTGTCGCAGTGGACCGAGATCTCCTCGAAGGCCGACGACGCCATCTCACAGGTGACCCAGGGCAAGGCCTCCGCCGAGGACGCCGCGAAGAAGGCCCAGTCCGAGATCGAAGGGCTTGTGGAGTAG
- a CDS encoding MFS transporter has product MENSHTPGLAGRKEWIALGVLMLPLLLVSMDISILYFAIPFVSQDLEPSATQQLWILDMYGFVLAGLLITMGALGDRIGRRKLVLAGAAVFGAASVAAAYAHSADALIGVRALLGLGGAALMPSTLALIRNLFHDAKQRGRAVTIWTGVMTTGISLGPVVSGLLLEHFWWGSVFLINLPAMALLLVLVPFLVPESRTDSGAEGVGNGARDGVREPFDLVSAALSLAALLTVIYGIKEWARHGFATVPALAVVVGLALGYVFVRRQKRLANPLIDLELLGRRAFGGPVFANVLAMFATVGMAVFLTQYLQSVQGLKPFEAALWSLVPASGVIVAAPTAAILAQRVDRAYVMGGGFVVAAAGFSWLTQIRTDSPLWFCLSAGALYVGGLVAAMTLANELAIGAAPPERAGSAAAVLESGQELGGALGMAVLGSVGAAVYSRDMADALPADVTAALPGGEADAVRETLGGAAAAAARLPAEAGDSVLEVARDAFSHGMGLASVGAAVVMVVAALFSFVALRGTAGRATSRAGKGPEGGDLARAQTGVLE; this is encoded by the coding sequence ATGGAGAACTCACACACCCCCGGCCTCGCGGGCCGCAAGGAATGGATCGCCCTCGGCGTCCTGATGCTTCCACTGCTCCTCGTCTCGATGGACATCTCGATCCTGTACTTCGCGATCCCCTTCGTCAGTCAGGACCTGGAGCCCAGCGCCACCCAGCAGTTGTGGATCCTGGACATGTACGGCTTCGTACTCGCCGGGCTGCTCATCACGATGGGCGCGCTCGGCGACCGGATCGGCCGGCGCAAACTCGTGCTCGCGGGCGCGGCGGTGTTCGGCGCGGCCTCGGTCGCCGCGGCCTACGCGCACTCGGCCGACGCGCTCATCGGCGTACGCGCGCTGCTCGGGCTCGGCGGCGCCGCCCTCATGCCGTCGACACTCGCCCTCATCCGCAATCTCTTCCACGACGCGAAGCAGCGCGGCCGGGCCGTGACGATCTGGACGGGCGTCATGACCACCGGCATCTCGCTCGGGCCGGTGGTCAGCGGACTGCTGCTCGAACACTTCTGGTGGGGGTCGGTCTTTCTGATCAACCTGCCGGCGATGGCGCTGCTGCTGGTGCTGGTGCCGTTCCTGGTACCGGAGTCCCGGACGGACTCCGGCGCCGAAGGGGTGGGCAATGGAGCGCGTGACGGAGTGCGTGAACCGTTCGATCTGGTGAGCGCGGCGCTCTCGCTCGCCGCCCTGCTCACGGTCATCTACGGCATCAAGGAGTGGGCCCGGCACGGATTCGCAACTGTTCCCGCCCTCGCCGTCGTCGTGGGACTGGCGCTCGGGTATGTCTTCGTACGCCGCCAGAAGCGCCTCGCCAACCCGTTGATCGACCTCGAACTGCTGGGGCGGCGGGCATTCGGGGGGCCGGTGTTCGCGAACGTGCTCGCGATGTTCGCGACGGTGGGCATGGCGGTCTTCCTCACCCAGTACCTCCAGTCGGTGCAGGGTCTGAAGCCCTTCGAGGCGGCGCTGTGGAGCCTCGTACCGGCGTCGGGCGTGATCGTGGCGGCGCCGACGGCGGCGATCCTCGCGCAGCGCGTCGACCGCGCGTATGTCATGGGCGGCGGCTTCGTCGTCGCGGCGGCCGGGTTCTCCTGGCTGACCCAGATCCGTACGGACTCGCCTCTCTGGTTCTGCCTCTCGGCGGGCGCCCTCTATGTGGGCGGTCTGGTCGCGGCCATGACCCTCGCCAACGAACTCGCGATCGGCGCCGCCCCGCCGGAGCGCGCGGGCTCGGCCGCCGCCGTACTCGAATCGGGCCAGGAACTGGGCGGTGCGCTGGGAATGGCCGTCCTCGGCTCGGTCGGGGCCGCGGTCTACAGCCGGGACATGGCCGACGCCCTGCCGGCCGATGTCACCGCCGCGCTGCCGGGCGGCGAGGCGGACGCCGTACGGGAGACGCTGGGCGGCGCGGCGGCCGCCGCGGCCCGGCTACCGGCCGAGGCGGGCGACAGCGTGCTGGAGGTGGCTCGGGACGCGTTCTCGCACGGGATGGGACTGGCGTCGGTCGGCGCCGCCGTCGTCATGGTGGTGGCCGCGCTCTTCTCGTTCGTGGCGCTGCGGGGCACGGCCGGGCGCGCCACGAGCAGGGCCGGGAAGGGCCCCGAGGGGGGCGACCTTGCTCGTGCACAGACCGGCGTCCTAGAGTGA
- a CDS encoding carbohydrate ABC transporter permease translates to MSTTTEPAAEAAPVKTGPGAHPPPGGRNRGKRETVAVQHTAGWLFSTPFLVLFAVFMALPIVATLVMSFTDFGLRNVTDPFSAEFIGFENYTKLLDDEKFLKSLFNTAYFVVVGVPLTVGLGLFVAVLLNNGIDRARTFFRVGFYAPVVTSIVAIAVVWRFVLDPADGLIAGLASEVGLTSPDFLGSEALAMPSLIVMAVWRNLGTVMVLFIAGLQAIPPDVREAARLDGASTWQEFRRITVPLLRPTMLYTTVITTIGYLNVFEEPFVMTQGGPSDSTLTVSLSMYREGFNFFHMGYASAMAYVLFVVIMAITVLQLRLLKDNTK, encoded by the coding sequence ATGAGCACCACGACCGAACCGGCCGCCGAAGCGGCCCCGGTGAAGACCGGGCCGGGGGCTCACCCCCCGCCCGGCGGACGGAACCGCGGCAAGCGGGAGACCGTCGCCGTGCAGCACACGGCCGGCTGGTTGTTCTCCACCCCCTTCCTGGTGCTCTTCGCCGTCTTCATGGCCCTGCCGATCGTCGCGACGCTCGTCATGAGCTTCACGGACTTCGGCCTGCGCAATGTCACCGATCCCTTCTCGGCGGAGTTCATCGGCTTTGAGAACTACACGAAGCTGCTCGACGACGAGAAGTTCCTCAAGTCGCTCTTCAACACGGCGTACTTCGTGGTCGTCGGTGTACCGCTGACCGTCGGCCTCGGGCTGTTCGTCGCCGTCCTGCTCAACAACGGCATCGACCGGGCGCGCACCTTCTTCCGGGTCGGTTTCTACGCCCCGGTCGTGACCAGCATCGTCGCGATCGCCGTCGTCTGGCGCTTCGTCCTCGACCCGGCCGACGGACTGATCGCGGGCCTCGCCTCCGAAGTCGGCCTGACGTCACCGGACTTCCTCGGCTCCGAGGCGCTCGCCATGCCCTCGCTGATCGTGATGGCCGTGTGGCGCAACCTCGGCACGGTCATGGTGCTCTTCATCGCCGGCCTCCAGGCCATCCCCCCCGACGTAAGGGAGGCGGCCCGGCTGGACGGCGCGAGCACCTGGCAGGAGTTCCGCCGCATCACCGTGCCGCTGCTGCGGCCGACGATGCTCTACACCACGGTCATCACCACGATCGGCTATCTCAACGTCTTCGAGGAGCCGTTCGTGATGACGCAGGGCGGGCCCTCGGACAGCACGCTCACCGTGTCGCTGTCCATGTACCGCGAGGGCTTCAACTTCTTCCACATGGGCTACGCGAGCGCCATGGCGTATGTGCTCTTCGTCGTGATCATGGCGATCACGGTGCTCCAGCTCCGTCTGCTGAAGGACAACACGAAATGA
- a CDS encoding GH39 family glycosyl hydrolase — protein MTEKSTARADWETRIGKPSDQRLTGIGELPAPGGLSAEDGTGHVLLTWHPVAGALGYLVHRADSVEGPYEPLDHLGGDVLAVPHPPYADTLAEPGRGYFYKVATWSDSGAGSLSEAAAGCARAAGSSPAPVTVTVDAAAPTTPLPGVWNRMIGAEHFSLLTWDKPGAGGSDVAKEYAQALGIVRDEIGVRSVRAHGTFLPETLTVKPDGSFDFSGLDEVYDRFLATGLQPVVELSFMPKELAADPHYTVFDYQALVSKPAVWEHWGDLCREVTVHLQDRYGKDTVAGWEFEVWNEANLEVFWNGTQDDYHRLYEVAVRAVKGVDERIRVGGPSSAAAGWVGALLEYCQERDVPVDFISTHTYGNAPLDFRPMTRAFAEATGRPEPEILWTEWGVTPTHFHRVSDSVFAAPFVLRGMKSALSSTDALAYWVASDQFEELGWPPRLFHGGFGLLTVGNLRKPRFWALYLLSQLTGGRIPAAVSGDGAEALVESLATRADNGSTIDVLLWNGTLDQSKIDGSALLDRTATVRIDGLEPGTTYTALSRRVDEQHSNIQAVWNDLGGGDWPDDLQWAKLRSADELSVEPLAPLVADDTGTATLTVPLPNPGIRFLRLART, from the coding sequence ATGACCGAGAAGTCCACCGCTCGCGCCGACTGGGAGACCCGTATCGGGAAGCCCAGTGATCAGCGGCTCACCGGCATCGGGGAACTCCCCGCCCCCGGCGGCCTGTCCGCCGAGGACGGCACCGGCCACGTGCTGCTGACGTGGCACCCGGTGGCGGGCGCGCTCGGATATCTCGTGCACCGCGCCGATTCCGTCGAGGGGCCCTACGAACCGCTCGACCACCTCGGCGGCGATGTGCTCGCCGTCCCCCACCCGCCGTACGCCGACACACTCGCCGAGCCGGGCCGCGGCTACTTCTACAAGGTCGCCACCTGGTCCGACAGCGGAGCCGGCTCTCTCTCCGAAGCCGCCGCTGGCTGCGCCAGGGCGGCCGGCTCCAGCCCTGCCCCGGTCACCGTCACGGTGGACGCCGCGGCACCCACCACGCCCCTCCCCGGGGTCTGGAACAGGATGATCGGCGCCGAGCACTTCTCGCTGCTGACCTGGGACAAGCCCGGTGCGGGCGGCTCCGACGTCGCCAAGGAGTACGCCCAGGCCCTCGGCATCGTCCGTGACGAGATCGGCGTCCGCTCCGTCAGGGCGCACGGCACTTTCCTCCCGGAGACTCTGACCGTCAAGCCCGACGGCTCGTTCGACTTCTCCGGCCTGGACGAGGTCTACGACCGCTTCCTGGCCACCGGTCTCCAGCCCGTCGTCGAGCTCTCCTTCATGCCGAAGGAACTCGCCGCCGATCCGCACTACACGGTCTTCGACTATCAGGCCCTGGTGTCCAAGCCCGCGGTGTGGGAGCACTGGGGTGACCTCTGCCGCGAGGTGACCGTCCACCTCCAGGACCGGTACGGCAAGGACACCGTCGCCGGCTGGGAGTTCGAGGTCTGGAACGAGGCCAATCTGGAGGTCTTCTGGAACGGCACCCAGGACGACTACCACCGGCTGTACGAAGTCGCCGTCCGCGCCGTGAAGGGCGTCGACGAGCGGATCAGGGTCGGCGGCCCGTCGTCCGCCGCCGCCGGCTGGGTCGGCGCGCTTCTCGAGTACTGCCAGGAGCGCGACGTACCGGTCGACTTCATCTCCACCCACACCTACGGCAACGCCCCGCTGGACTTCCGTCCGATGACCCGCGCGTTCGCGGAGGCGACCGGCAGGCCCGAGCCGGAGATCCTGTGGACCGAGTGGGGCGTCACGCCCACCCACTTCCACCGGGTCAGTGACTCCGTGTTCGCCGCCCCGTTCGTCCTGCGCGGCATGAAGAGCGCCTTGTCGTCCACCGACGCGCTGGCGTACTGGGTCGCCTCGGACCAGTTCGAGGAGCTGGGCTGGCCGCCCAGGCTCTTCCACGGCGGATTCGGTCTGCTCACGGTCGGCAATCTGCGCAAACCCCGCTTCTGGGCGCTGTATCTCCTCTCCCAGCTGACCGGCGGTCGGATCCCCGCCGCGGTCAGCGGCGATGGAGCCGAGGCACTCGTGGAGTCCCTTGCCACCCGCGCCGACAACGGCTCCACCATCGACGTACTGCTCTGGAACGGCACGCTCGACCAGTCCAAGATCGACGGCTCCGCGCTGCTGGACCGTACGGCGACCGTACGGATCGACGGACTTGAGCCGGGCACCACCTACACCGCGCTCTCCCGCCGGGTCGACGAGCAGCACTCCAACATCCAGGCCGTCTGGAACGACCTCGGCGGCGGCGACTGGCCCGACGATCTCCAGTGGGCGAAGCTCCGGTCCGCGGACGAACTGTCCGTGGAACCCCTCGCGCCCCTGGTCGCCGACGACACGGGCACGGCGACGCTGACCGTCCCGCTGCCCAACCCGGGCATCCGCTTCCTGCGCCTCGCCCGGACCTGA
- a CDS encoding carbohydrate ABC transporter permease, producing the protein MSAARTTTPPPSAPTGPQDPKGPGRSGPSPVGVPTSRGGRLRKPGVYVLLSIGLLVMVAPFLWMGLSAFKTDRDLTANPPVWIPTEWTLEHFGELLDRLDIPLYFFNSLTVAVLVTACNLVFCSMLGYALAKLRFGGRNKVFALVLGALMVPGNLMLLPLFVLMSKLQLIDSYAGLVLPFAAQAFGVFLMRQFMQSIPDELLEAARIDGAREWYIFWRIAMPLVKPALATLSILIFLGSWNNFVWPLIATNDPEKYTLPVALATFATDPNQSAGSNGMLMVGSLLIILPVLLVFIVLQRHFTQGLATTGMK; encoded by the coding sequence ATGAGCGCCGCGCGTACGACCACGCCCCCGCCCTCCGCACCCACCGGTCCGCAGGACCCCAAGGGTCCGGGCCGCTCCGGCCCCAGCCCAGTCGGTGTCCCGACGTCGCGCGGCGGGCGGCTGCGAAAGCCCGGCGTCTATGTGCTGCTCTCGATCGGTCTGCTGGTCATGGTGGCGCCCTTCCTCTGGATGGGTCTGTCCGCCTTCAAGACGGACCGTGATCTGACGGCGAACCCTCCGGTGTGGATCCCCACCGAGTGGACCTTGGAGCACTTCGGGGAACTGCTCGACCGTCTCGACATCCCGCTCTACTTCTTCAACTCCCTCACCGTGGCCGTCCTGGTGACCGCCTGCAATCTGGTGTTCTGCTCGATGCTGGGCTACGCGCTGGCCAAACTGCGGTTCGGCGGCCGGAACAAGGTCTTCGCGCTGGTACTCGGCGCGCTGATGGTCCCCGGCAACCTGATGCTGCTTCCGCTCTTCGTCCTGATGAGCAAGCTCCAGCTGATCGATTCCTACGCGGGGCTCGTGCTGCCGTTCGCCGCCCAGGCCTTCGGGGTCTTCCTGATGCGGCAGTTCATGCAGTCGATCCCCGACGAACTGCTGGAGGCGGCCCGGATCGACGGTGCCCGCGAGTGGTACATCTTCTGGCGGATCGCGATGCCGCTGGTCAAACCGGCGTTGGCGACTCTGTCGATCCTTATCTTCCTGGGTTCCTGGAACAACTTCGTCTGGCCGTTGATCGCGACGAACGACCCGGAGAAATACACGCTCCCGGTGGCCCTCGCCACCTTCGCCACCGACCCCAACCAGTCGGCCGGCTCCAACGGCATGCTGATGGTCGGCTCCCTCCTGATCATCCTGCCGGTGCTGCTGGTCTTCATCGTTCTGCAAAGGCACTTCACCCAGGGCCTCGCCACCACCGGCATGAAGTAG
- a CDS encoding TetR/AcrR family transcriptional regulator C-terminal domain-containing protein, whose translation MSVDPPYLRIAAELRRRIASGELAPGDRVPSTRRITQEWGVAMATATKALAALNQEGLVRAVPGVGTVVADPDHSTGRGTSPHQALSRDRVVRAAIALADAEGLGALSMRRVATEFGTSTMALYRHVPSKGELVRLMSEAVFSGGPTGPEPVGWRPRLARELRWLWSQYERHPWLARAMAGLTRPLASPHAMSYTERTLGTLRGLGLTPYGMIHTHLALLGYAQGVAMAVELESQARQDTGMTADEWMAANETRVDSIQLTGEYPVLSTLFGGGDFDLELGALFEFGLERMLDGIERLVEQSVQRSVERAVER comes from the coding sequence ATGTCAGTCGATCCGCCCTACCTCCGTATCGCGGCCGAACTCCGCCGCCGTATCGCCTCCGGGGAACTCGCGCCCGGCGACCGTGTGCCGTCCACCCGCCGCATCACCCAGGAGTGGGGTGTCGCGATGGCGACCGCCACCAAGGCGCTTGCCGCGCTCAACCAGGAAGGTCTGGTGCGGGCGGTGCCCGGCGTCGGCACGGTGGTCGCGGACCCCGACCACTCCACGGGCCGCGGCACGTCTCCCCACCAGGCCCTCAGCCGCGATCGCGTGGTGCGCGCGGCCATCGCGCTCGCCGACGCCGAAGGGCTGGGCGCGCTGTCGATGCGACGCGTGGCGACGGAGTTCGGTACGTCCACGATGGCCCTGTACCGCCATGTCCCCAGCAAGGGTGAGCTGGTGCGTCTGATGTCCGAGGCGGTGTTCAGCGGCGGGCCCACGGGGCCCGAGCCCGTCGGCTGGCGTCCACGGCTGGCGCGGGAGCTGCGGTGGTTGTGGAGCCAGTACGAGCGCCATCCCTGGCTGGCCCGAGCGATGGCGGGGCTGACCCGGCCGCTGGCCTCACCGCACGCGATGAGTTACACGGAGCGGACGCTGGGCACCCTGCGCGGGCTCGGTCTCACGCCGTACGGAATGATCCACACCCATCTCGCCCTGCTCGGCTACGCCCAGGGCGTCGCGATGGCGGTCGAGTTGGAGTCGCAGGCGCGGCAGGACACGGGGATGACGGCCGACGAGTGGATGGCGGCCAACGAGACGCGCGTGGATTCGATCCAGCTCACGGGGGAGTATCCGGTGCTGTCGACGCTGTTCGGGGGCGGGGACTTCGACCTCGAACTCGGCGCGCTCTTCGAGTTCGGGCTCGAACGGATGCTGGACGGCATCGAGAGACTGGTCGAGCAGTCCGTCCAACGGTCAGTCGAGCGCGCCGTCGAACGGTAG